From the genome of Bacillus sp. 2205SS5-2:
AACAGACTAAAGCGAAAAGAAACAATCCTTGAGAATACAGCCTTTATATATTTACAAGCGTTCAAGGTATTTTTTGAAGGAGTGTTTGTAGAGCAGAGGATAGTATAGCAAGATATTCCATCGTCTAACCTTGAAAAGAAGTCCAAATTTAATAAAAATCGCTTCTATTTTTTACGGACTATATCTAGCTGTGGAAACAGCCTAGTGGAAAGATCCGGTGTGAAAATTGCACAAATAATTGGGGATACAAAAAAGTTGACATGATTTCCATGTCAACTTTTCTAATTTACTGCATAGAACCATAAAGTTCTTCAAGTGGTTTCATGATGATTCGGTTTAAGTCATTGATTAGCATACTCATGCGTTGTTCCGCTTCCATAAGTTTAGCGATTTTTTCCTGTTGTTGCACAAGAGCGGCGTATTTTTGCGCATGTTCTACTTCTTCTTGTGAAATTTCTTCGCCTGCCATTTGTTTTTGCTGAAGTTTCATTTGAATATCACGGAAAGTTTCAAACATCTTTTGTGCTGTTTCATCCGCATTTACTTCTGCATACATCTTCATTAAATATGCATATTCATCACTTTGTCTTAGTGCTTTTTCTAATTCATTCGCATGGTCATGTAAATTTACTGCCATTATTAATCCCTCCTCAATTTTTACTAACGCTGTGAGTTTCTTATCTTTGCCTCAGTACTTTACAAAAGAACGGTACATTTACAAAACAGAGTTAATCGAAGCCATAAATGTCTTCTTCCCCTGAATACTCCCAGTAAATCTTTATTCACTATAACAAACTATGAGTAGGAATGAAAGAACATACCTCTCTTTTAACGCTTAAAGTAACTCGTTTCTAAAATTTTATTGATTATGCTTAGTTAAAATTTTTTGGGGGATAGTTCTATTCCTAATCGAAAGGAAATATAAAATGAGTTTTTAATTCTCAAGATAAAACAGCCTAACAGTAAAACTTCGTGCCGGAGAAAATAGTCGCCTTCTCCATAAATAGTTAATACGGAACAAAAAGAACGACAAATCCTTGAATTAAACCAATGACCCCTCCCAAGAGTGCTCCTAAATAAGTAATCATCTTTAATTCATTTCGGGAAATATCTAATACCATTTGTTCTAACCTTTTGGTCGAGAAAGAATCTACTTGCTCCTTCACAAGTTCTTGCACTTTTAATTTTTTAAGTAGTTGAGGCAACCGCTCCGATAGCTTTTCCATCCCTGCTGAAATAACTTTTGGAATAAGTTTTTCTATAAATTTACTATCCACTTTGGTAAATAGTTCACCTAAAGTTGTTGATAAGAGCTCGTTAACCTCGACAGCTTTTTTCATATATTCTGCGCCTGTGTTTACAATGGTATCGTCTTCTACTTTCTCAAAAACGAAGCTCCATGTTGTCTCACTTACTTTATTCCACTCCGTTGTGATAAGGCGAATAAGTAATTGTTTTGTACCCTCATGTTGAAGGAATTTAATAAGCTCAGGCTGTACTTTATCTACAATAGATGTGTTACCCAAAAACATTTGGAGCATACCACCTAGCATGCCTCTTTCCGCTAAGAAGTCATCCATCATTACTTTGATTTTCTCTTTTCCTTCATCAGATGAAAAATATTGAATACCTTTATCAGCAATTAGATCCGCAAAATATGGAAGTTTGTTTTCAATCTGATCTTCAATATTGGACGGGAGCGTTTTAAGAATTGGGGTATCATGATAATCCCGTTTAAAATTTTGATACTTACCGGCTAGCCAGTTCTTTGTGAACGTTTCGACCTTTGAACCTGGCTCTTCTATTTCCAGCTTTCGGAGTAATTCAGCTAACGTCAAAGAGGAAAATTGAAGTTCCCTGAACTCATCTTTCGTCCACTGAATAAGCTCGTTGGTGAAAACATCATCCATAATTCTTTTTTGGATACTCTCAGGTGTCAATAAGTGGTCTACAACCATATTCCCTAACTGGTCAGCTAGTTCACCTCGACGTTTCGGTATGAGTCCCGGCGTAAAAGGGAGTCTCCATCTACCCAAATATATTGGAATATAAGGACGGAATAGCATCTTTATTGCTAATGAATTTGTAAAACCACCAATTACAGCTCCTATGACTACCATAAAAAGAATCATTATTATTTCTTGCACGATTTCCTCAACCTTTCCTTTTGCTTCAAACACAACTTCAATGAATATCACATAATATGGACTATCAACTATAGCCCATTCACACATTATAATTTTAACAGACGGGTTAAGCAAATGGGGAATCTCAAGATGAATTCACGTGTTTTTATAACAAAAAAACAGTTAGAACGATGCAGCCTCCTGCTTCATCCGTCGCTTCTTGAAGCAAATCGTCTATCTGAGGGGGAAGAAGTTGAGCTCTTTTTCGGAAAAAAAAGTTCCCAGCTTAAAGTGGGGGTGTCAACAGATGTTGAGAAGCATGAAATACACCTTTCTTCAGTCTGTTGGGATGAACTCCATCTTCCTGAACAGCACAAAACGTATCAGTTAACCTTTAGTAGCTCCCCTTTGAGGCTAACTCTCGGTCCACTTGTTGTCGTCTTAACCGGAATTCCAAAATCAATTCATTCTCCTTATTTTCACTCCCTTGAACATTTTCTCGTGGAATTTCATGAGTTAATTGAAGAAAAGGGAGGATTTGTTTACATTTCCGACTTTTCAAAGATAGAAAAAGGACTAGTGAAGGGATATTACTATTCAAACCAAGTAAAAAAATGGGAGGAATCTCTTTTTCCCATACCCGATGTCATCTACAACCGGGTTCACTCTAGGAAAAATGAAAGAACTCCTGCTTTTAAACACTTTATCACTTGGTGTGACTCACATAACATTTGGATATTTAACGAAAGGTTTCTGACAAAATGGGAGGTTCACGAAGCTTTAAACACTGATAAACTAATTTCAAAACATCTTCCTGATACGATCCTATATAAGGAGAGTAATCAAGTTCTTTCACTTCTTGATCACTATGGTGATATTTTTATTAAGCCCATCGACGGTAGTCAAGGACGAAACATTTTCCGAATTCAATCACAGAAGGAACAGTACATTTTATTTCATACTGAAAAAGAGCACGAAATATTTTTTTCTCAATCTAGTGAGTTGATTCAAGCACTAACGCCGTTACTCACCTCTTCCCGTTTCCTTATTCAACAAACCCTACATCTTCACCGAATAGAGGAAAAACTGTTTGATTTTCGTCTGATACTCATGCCAGACCAACACAAGTCTTGGCATGTAATATCAAGCGTTGTTCGTCTCTCAAAACAAAACGCTATTGTTACTAATTTAGCGCAAGGAGGAGAAATGGAAAGGGCGTACTCTTTTCTACACAGACAGTTTGGTTCACTAAAATCTCATCAACTTTGGAAGGAGATGCAGACACTTTCTTTCCAAATTGCTGAATCGTTAACGAATGAGCTAAATATTCGCCTAGGTGAACTTGGAATTGATTTAGGAATAGACGAAAACGAAAAAATATGGTTAATCGAAGTAAACAGCAAACCGTCCAAAAACTTTGCTCGAGAAGGATTTACTCGTCCTTCAGTGAAGGGACTCTATCATTATATTGAATCTGTATGGTTAGAAAGGAATGATAAAAATGACTAAACTTGGAATTATGACGTTGAACCCGTTACCAATTCCTCTTTCTATTAATCAAATTAAGAAACACTGCCTAGAGGAAGAGGTAACTCTTTTTGTTTTTTCCCCTTTGTCCATTGATCCCTATTCAGAAAAAGTGACAGGATATGAATATGCTC
Proteins encoded in this window:
- a CDS encoding YlbF family regulator, with translation MAVNLHDHANELEKALRQSDEYAYLMKMYAEVNADETAQKMFETFRDIQMKLQQKQMAGEEISQEEVEHAQKYAALVQQQEKIAKLMEAEQRMSMLINDLNRIIMKPLEELYGSMQ
- a CDS encoding DUF445 domain-containing protein — its product is MQEIIMILFMVVIGAVIGGFTNSLAIKMLFRPYIPIYLGRWRLPFTPGLIPKRRGELADQLGNMVVDHLLTPESIQKRIMDDVFTNELIQWTKDEFRELQFSSLTLAELLRKLEIEEPGSKVETFTKNWLAGKYQNFKRDYHDTPILKTLPSNIEDQIENKLPYFADLIADKGIQYFSSDEGKEKIKVMMDDFLAERGMLGGMLQMFLGNTSIVDKVQPELIKFLQHEGTKQLLIRLITTEWNKVSETTWSFVFEKVEDDTIVNTGAEYMKKAVEVNELLSTTLGELFTKVDSKFIEKLIPKVISAGMEKLSERLPQLLKKLKVQELVKEQVDSFSTKRLEQMVLDISRNELKMITYLGALLGGVIGLIQGFVVLFVPY
- a CDS encoding YheC/YheD family endospore coat-associated protein, coding for MNSRVFITKKQLERCSLLLHPSLLEANRLSEGEEVELFFGKKSSQLKVGVSTDVEKHEIHLSSVCWDELHLPEQHKTYQLTFSSSPLRLTLGPLVVVLTGIPKSIHSPYFHSLEHFLVEFHELIEEKGGFVYISDFSKIEKGLVKGYYYSNQVKKWEESLFPIPDVIYNRVHSRKNERTPAFKHFITWCDSHNIWIFNERFLTKWEVHEALNTDKLISKHLPDTILYKESNQVLSLLDHYGDIFIKPIDGSQGRNIFRIQSQKEQYILFHTEKEHEIFFSQSSELIQALTPLLTSSRFLIQQTLHLHRIEEKLFDFRLILMPDQHKSWHVISSVVRLSKQNAIVTNLAQGGEMERAYSFLHRQFGSLKSHQLWKEMQTLSFQIAESLTNELNIRLGELGIDLGIDENEKIWLIEVNSKPSKNFAREGFTRPSVKGLYHYIESVWLERNDKND